A stretch of Ammospiza caudacuta isolate bAmmCau1 chromosome 34, bAmmCau1.pri, whole genome shotgun sequence DNA encodes these proteins:
- the LOC131570430 gene encoding uncharacterized protein LOC131570430, with the protein MGSRASRPVEIQVTNNTETINLRNPKTYFYSGRSLHDPHCLVPPCSSTVSKFTNRSIFWGCNGVLAFEAETFTLAIFFSNPIDRNRFSVLTGLELSLDKVHKGDLRSAYRRMVRSSRPRAKKAKKAKSPPRSPVLPCAVLKENQNQRKVQLSHGAVTVAASLARSGGAAVIKVEVIERRNSGVASGLGLQVEHDTPRRKENVQGPCGNPRS; encoded by the exons ATGGGGTCGAGAGCCAGCCGTCCTGTGGAGATCCAGGTTACCAACAACACCGAGACCATCAACCTGAGAAACCCCAA GACCTACTTCTACAGCGGCCGCAGCCTCCATGACCCCCATTGCTTGGTGCCCCCGTGCTCCTCCACCGTCTCCAAGTTCACCAACCGCTCCATCTTCTGGGGCTGCAACGGCGTCCTGGCCTTCGAGGCCGAGACCTTCACCTTGGCCATCTTCTTCTCCAACCCCATCGACCGCAACCGCTTCTCGGTGCTCACCggcctggagctgtccctggacAAGGTCCACAAGGGCGACCTGAGGTCGGCCTACCGCCGCATGGTCAGGAGCTCGCGGCCAAGAGCCAAGAAAGCCAAGAAAGCCAAGAGCCCCCCCAGGAGCCCCGTGCTGCCGTGCGCGGTCCTCAAGGAGAACCAGAACCAGCGCAAGGTCCAGCTGAGCCACGGCGCCGTCACGGTGGCGGCCAGCTTGGCCAGGAGCGGCGGCGCCGCCGTCATCAAGGTGGAGGTGATCGAGCGGAGGAACTCGGGCGTGGCCAGCGGCTTGGGGCTCCAGGTGGAGCACGACACgcccaggaggaaggagaacGTGCAGGGGCCTTGCGGGAACCCCAGGAGCTGA